The Patescibacteria group bacterium genomic sequence TACTTGATTTAGGATGCGGGAATGGACGTGTTTATGATCTATTTAAACATAGAAATATAAAATATACTGGTATTGATAAATCAGCCAAATTGATTGCCAAGGCAAAACAAAGGATTCAAGCATCAAATGCTAATTTTATTGTTGGAGATGCGTTAAACATGCCATTTAAACAATCAAAGTTTGATGTTATTTTTAGCATTGCTTTTTTGCATCATATTCCAACTAAAAAATTACAATTAAAAACTCTAAATGATTGTTATAATATTCTTAAGCCAGGAGGAATTATGATTATAAGTGTGTGGAATTTTTGGCAAATTAATTTAATTAAAAAATATAA encodes the following:
- a CDS encoding class I SAM-dependent methyltransferase is translated as MKQIKVRQILDKSKQAWEEIADEFSKSRENLWPELSPLTKYVKDNNSVLDLGCGNGRVYDLFKHRNIKYTGIDKSAKLIAKAKQRIQASNANFIVGDALNMPFKQSKFDVIFSIAFLHHIPTKKLQLKTLNDCYNILKPGGIMIISVWNFWQINLIKKYKIWQIFLGQKNILIPFTLKSKKIMRYYYVFRFKEFQTRIKSAGFLIFNKKKSHNFTIFAKKK